A section of the Chryseobacterium ginsenosidimutans genome encodes:
- a CDS encoding AraC family transcriptional regulator, with protein sequence MNDHKFLLNTPELKKESQLVNLIENQTKFNLNNCEFSIYETHRAAFDVKLHFETIAFTAMLRGKKHMKLDNKTNYFDYFPGESVLVSPGETMVIDFPEADETPSQCISLSLNPEFIENSLNHLNYHLPKADETSHWNIELDEFFLFNNESLASATNNIMRIAMDDNSQKDIMADFALKELLIRLMQTQARGMMEKNIAKNKSRIGFVVDYIRKNIHQKLSIDNIAKLAYVSKSNFFKMFKDELGTSPNEFILQERINKAKELLASQNSIKETAYQTGFSDTNYFTRVFKQLVGVTPKSYQDKVLFSE encoded by the coding sequence ATGAATGATCATAAATTTTTATTAAATACCCCTGAATTAAAGAAGGAAAGCCAGCTTGTGAACCTCATCGAAAATCAGACAAAATTCAATCTAAACAATTGTGAATTTAGTATTTATGAAACTCACAGAGCCGCTTTCGATGTAAAACTGCATTTTGAAACCATTGCGTTTACTGCAATGCTTCGCGGTAAAAAACATATGAAACTGGATAATAAGACAAACTATTTTGATTATTTTCCGGGAGAGAGTGTTTTGGTTTCACCAGGAGAAACGATGGTTATTGATTTTCCTGAAGCCGATGAAACACCTTCACAATGCATTTCTCTAAGCCTGAATCCTGAATTTATAGAAAACTCTTTGAACCATTTAAACTATCATCTTCCGAAAGCTGATGAAACCTCACATTGGAATATTGAGCTGGATGAATTTTTTCTTTTTAACAACGAATCCCTAGCTTCTGCCACCAACAATATCATGAGAATCGCAATGGATGATAATTCGCAGAAAGATATCATGGCAGATTTTGCATTAAAAGAGCTTTTAATACGGTTGATGCAGACACAGGCAAGAGGTATGATGGAGAAAAATATTGCTAAAAATAAATCAAGAATCGGTTTTGTGGTAGATTATATCAGAAAAAATATTCATCAGAAATTATCAATTGACAATATTGCAAAGCTTGCTTATGTAAGTAAATCAAATTTCTTCAAGATGTTTAAAGATGAACTGGGAACTTCACCGAATGAGTTTATTCTGCAGGAGAGAATTAATAAAGCAAAAGAGCTTCTGGCAAGCCAGAACAGTATTAAAGAAACGGCTTATCAGACAGGCTTTTCCGATACTAATTATTTTACGAGAGTTTTTAAACAATTAGTCGGAGTTACTCCAAAAAGTTATCAGGATAAAGTTCTTTTTTCAGAATAA